A single genomic interval of Corylus avellana chromosome ca10, CavTom2PMs-1.0 harbors:
- the LOC132162907 gene encoding uncharacterized protein LOC132162907, whose translation MVDGVTTEVTGGIWWLVAEPAEALGEAWWPEAGHDDRWWRIEERGTSRNVIDGFGQCVDVGEVPEATKFRMTGLACAMKVKILFRDITATGEGSWAPSIGLVPNDINGGIDVATVMLDEDDNVIEGLDVFDDEQNLNTHGIDDIPADLDTRDKRNKKFGLVIQCKKRNRGVQIVSQHLSRICDVIESKNTVTSKSYDKPGCNIEEVMDVVRGIAERENDIDILKFATEVFLKRSHREMFVTIKEPWLQIDFIKRMRNREINRRSMK comes from the exons ATGGTGGATGGCGTGACTACCGAAGTGACTGGTGGAATCTGGTGGCTTGTGGCAGAACCAGCAGAAGCTTTGGGCGAAGCATGGTGGCCAGAGGCGGGGCATGATGATCGATGGTGGCGCATAGAGGAGCGTGGCACTTCGAG GAACGTGATAGATGGCTTTGGGCAGTGTGTTGACGTGGGG GAAGTTCCAGAAGCAACCAAGTTTCGCATGACAGGTTTGGCTTGTGCTATGAAggtgaaaatattgtttagagatataaCTGCTACTGGGGAGGGATCTTGGGCACCATCCATAGGGTTGGTTCCTAATGATATTAATGGTGGCATAGATGTTGCAACTGTAATGCTTGATGAAGATGACAATGTTATAGAAGGTTTAGATGTTTTTGATGATGAACAAAATCTCAATACACATGGCATTGATGATATTCCTGCTGATTTAGATACGCGggataaaagaaataagaagttTGGTCTTGTGATTCAatgcaagaaaagaaatagaggAGTTCAAATCGTTAGTCAACATTTGAGTCGTATTTGTGATGTAATAGAAAGCAAGAATACAGTGACATCTAAGAGCTACGATAAACCTGGATGTAATATTGAAGAGGTTATGGATGTTGTTCGGGGGATtgctgaaagagaaaatgacattgacatCCTTAAGTTTGCAACAGAGGTATTTCTTAAGAGATCACATAGAGAAATGTTTGTGACTATTAAAGAGCCATGGTTGCAGATTGACTTTATTAAGCGAAtgagaaatagagaaattaatCGTCGTAGCATGAaataa
- the LOC132163376 gene encoding CBL-interacting serine/threonine-protein kinase 3-like: MSQPKVKRRVGKYEVGRTIGEGTFAKVKFARNSETGEPVALKILDKEKVLKHKMAEQIKREVATMKLIKHPNVVRLYEVMGSKTKIFIVMEFVTGGELFDKIVNNGRMREDEARGYFQQLINAVDYCHSRGVYHRDLKPENLLLDASGNLKVSDFGLSALSQQVRDDGLLHTTCGTPNYVAPEVLNDRGYDGATADLWSCGVILFVLLAGYLPFDDSNLMNLYKKISAAEFTCPPWLSLGAMTLIAKILDPNPMKRITIPEILEDEWFKKDFKPPMFVEKEDTNLDDVEAVFKDSEEHHVTEKREEQPVAMNAFELISMSKGLNLSNLFDIEQGFKRETRFTSKCPANEIINKIEEAAKPLGFDVHKKNYKMRLENMKAGRKGNLNVATEIFQVAPSLHMVEVRKAKGDTLEFHKFYKNLSTCLEDVVWKTEEDMQEMK, translated from the exons ATGAGTCAACCTAAAGTGAAGCGCCGTGTGGGTAAATACGAGGTGGGAAGAACAATTGGTGAGGGGACGTTCGCCAAAGTGAAATTCGCCCGAAATTCTGAGACTGGGGAACCCGTGGCTCTTAAGATCCTTGACAAAGAGAAGGTTCTCAAGCACAAGATGGCTGAGCAG ATCAAGCGGGAAGTAGCAACAATGAAGTTAATAAAGCATCCGAATGTCGTTCGATTATACGAG gtAATGGGGAGCAAGACAAAGATATTCATTGTTATGGAGTTTGTTACCGGGGGAGaactttttgataagatt GTAAACAATGGACGGATGAGAGAAGATGAAGCACGCGGATATTTCCAGCAGCTTATTAATGCTGTTGATTATTGCCATAGCAGGGGTGTTTATCATAGAGACCTGAAG CCTGAAAATTTGCTGTTAGATGCTAGTGGAAACCTCAAAGTTTCTGATTTTGGATTAAGTGCACTGTCCCAACAAGTGAGG GATGATGGCCTGCTTCACACTACCTGTGGAACACCAAATTATGTTGCTCCTGAG GTCCTTAACGACAGAGGCTATGATGGGGCAACTGCAGACTTGTGGTCATGTGGAGTGATACTCTTTGTATTGCTTGCAGGTTACTTGCCTTTTGATGATTCTAATCTTATGAACCTGTATAAAAAA ATTTCGGCTGCTGAATTTACTTGCCCCCCTTGGCTCTCTTTGGGTGCAATGACATTGATAGCTAAAATCTTGGATCCCAACCCTATGAAA CGGATTACCATACCTGAAATTTTGGAAGATGAATGGTTTAAGAAAGACTTTAAGCCCCCTATGTTCGTGGAAAAGGAGGATACAAATTTGGATGATGTAGAAGCTGTCTTTAAAGATTCCGAA GAGCACCATGTGACTGAGAAGAGGGAAGAACAGCCAGTAGCTATGAATGCATTTGAGCTAATTTCAATGTCAAAAGGGCTAAACCTTTCGAATTTGTTTGATATAGAACAG GGATTCAAGAGAGAAACAAGGTTCACATCTAAATGTCCTGCCAATGAGATCATCAATAAGATTGAAGAAGCTGCAAAGCCTCTTGGTTTTGACGTACACAAGAAAAACTACAAG ATGAGGCTTGAAAATATGAAAGCTGGAAGAAAGGGAAACCTTAATGTTGCCACAGAG atattTCAAGTGGCACCTTCACTTCATATGGTTGAAGTGCGGAAAGCGAAAGGGGACACTTTGGAGTTTCATAAG TTTTATAAAAACCTATCAACCTGCCTGGAGGATGTTGTTTGGAAAACAGAGGAAGACATGCAAGAAATGAAGTAA
- the LOC132163377 gene encoding probable serine/threonine-protein kinase PBL18, translating to MGNCFKKPAKCAHASSTNFSGSTKPDCKAKQDSSTSSEQTTLGSLNPSSITSSSDASISNNLKSFSFNDLKIATKNFRPESVLGEGGFGCVFKGWIDGNTLAPTKPGTGIVVAIKRLKPESFQGHREWLAEVNYLGQLHHENLVKLIGYCSESENRLLVYEFMPKGSLENHLFRKGVQPIGWATRMNIAIGVARGLSFLHSLDANVIYRDLKASNILLDSDFNAKLSDFGLARDGPTGDNTHVSTRVVGTQGYAAPEYVATGHLTPKSDVYSFGVVLLELLSGRRAMADDRVGFVEETLVDWAKPFLSDSKRVLRIMDTRLGGQYSKKGAQAAAAIAVQCLHTDPKNRPPMVNILAALERLPTSNIVPRTTQASVDHHRVKHLSNSR from the exons ATGGGGAACTGCTTCAAAAAACCAGCTAAGTGTGCCCATGCTTCTTCTACCAATTTTTCCG GAAGTACAAAGCCTGATTGTAAGGCAAAGCAGGATTCCTCAACTTCCAGCGAGCAAACAACTTTGGGAAGTTTGAACCCATCTTCTATAACATCCAGTAGTGATGCATCTATTTCCAACAATCTCAAGTCCTTTAGCTTCAATGATCTCAAGATTGCCACAAAGAATTTCCGCCCAGAAAGTGTACTTGGAGAGGGCGGGTTTGGGTGCGTCTTCAAAGGATGGATTGATGGGAACACTTTAGCTCCCACTAAACCAGGAACTGGGATAGTAGTGGCAATAAAGAGACTCAAGCCTGAAAGCTTTCAAGGCCACAGGGAATGGCTT GCAGAAGTTAATTATCTAGGTCAGCTTCACCATGAAAACCTTGTGAAACTCATTGGTTATTGCTCAGAGTCTGAGAATAGGCTCCTTGTTTACGAGTTTATGCCAAAAGGAAGCTTGGAGAATCATTTATTTAGAA aAGGTGTTCAACCTATTGGTTGGGCTACACGAATGAATATTGCCATTGGTGTTGCACGAGGGCTGTCCTTCTTACACAGCTTAGATGCCAATGTAATCTACCGTGATCTAAAGGCTTCCAACATTCTACTCGATTCG GATTTCAACGCAAAGCTTTCAGATTTTGGCTTAGCAAGGGATGGGCCAACTGGAGATAATACTCATGTTTCAACCAGAGTAGTGGGAACTCAGGGATATGCTGCCCCTGAATATGTAGCTACAG GTCACTTGACACCAAAGAGTGATGTGTACAGCTTCGGCGTCGTTTTATTAGAGTTATTATCAGGAAGACGGGCAATGGCTGATGATAGAGTTGGGTTTGTGGAGGAAACCCTGGTGGATTGGGCAAAGCCATTTTTGAGTGACAGCAAACGAGTGTTGAGGATTATGGATACCAGGTTGGGAGGTCAATATTCCAAGAAAGGAGCCCAGGCTGCAGCTGCAATTGCAGTACAATGCCTTCACACAGATCCCAAGAACAGGCCTCCCATGGTTAATATTCTAGCCGCCTTAGAACGGCTCCCCACATCAAATATTGTTCCCAGAACCACCCAAGCTTCCGTGGACCATCATAGGGTCAAGCATTTGTCTAACTCCCGCTAG